GTAAATAGTTGTGAGAAATAGAAAATTTATTTTAAAGAAGTTTTGATAGGGTTTTGGTCGAGCCATTCCATCCATTCTTTGGCTACGGCCTCGCCGTTGTATTCTTTATCAATAATTTGTCTGGTTGAATCGCGTTTGAGTTTGAAAAACTGATGGTCGTGGTCGTGATAGGCTTTCAGGGTAAGGTTTGCCTTGCCATGCTCAATAAATTCCAACGGTAGATAATCGAGTCCTGGGGCTATTTCTTTGTCGGCCGTACCATAAGCAATATATAAAGGGGTATTAATGCGTAACAGGTTATCCAAATTGCGGATCGAAAACGATTTCCAGGCTCGGTATGTATCGCCGGGTGAATTGGTCAGGGCCGTAGGGTGTTTCTGGATGTCGGCCCACCAGGCATATAGGGACTCAATCTGTTTCTGGCCTTCTTCGGCGCTTATTTCTCCTTTTTCGATCTGTTGGCGTGTTGAATAAATTGGATTTTCGAACCGTCGGCCCGCATGGCCTGAAAACAGAATCGTATGGGTTATGTACCGATTGTAATTGGCGACCAAATCGGCGCCAACTGTAAACCCTTCCGAGCCGCCACAAAATACTACTTTACGTGTATCGACCCAAGGTTGTTTGACGAGGTAATTTATGACCTGGTTGCACTGGGCTACATATCGTTCGCGGTAGTTATTCTCGATGTATTTCTGACTGATAAACTCGGGGGTAGCATTTCCTGTATGCATTGCTTTCTGGTAGTTATCCAGAAATTGCTGTGTAGCCACCAGACGAACCCCTGGTTTTTGCACCATAACAAAATGATACGAGTTTTTATAGGGCCGAAAATGAAACGGAGAAGCTATAATATAGTACTTGCCACTATCCTGGACAATGAGCGGCATGGGTTGAGAACCCTGCCGGAATAGGAATAGTGGCTTTCTAACCTTCAGGTCTTCTTTGGTACCAAAAACGATAAATGTGGTGGTGTCTTTACCATCGGGCAAATGGAATACCTGACATAGATCGTCAAGCCGGGTAGTCTGTGCGTAGGTTTGGCCGATTGACCAGAAGGAGAAAAAAAATAGCCATCGCTTCATTGTTCCTGATTTTGAGTCCGACAAATCAGTGCATTTTTTGGGCTAGTTAATAAGCTTTTAACATTTGTTGCGAAATTTTAACAAATGCCTTTGTTAGTCGCTACGCAACCAGGGGAATTTTAAACGTAGTTTATTTCGCTACAAACCTTTAGTCGTTATGCGACTATAACTTAGGTTGAAAGGCGATTAACCATTTATGACCAGTGCTTTAGATTTCACAGCCAAATAAAAATTAGTGAAGACGGTGCGTGATTGTCCGGTAATCTGCGTTATTTCGCAGAGAGTCAAGTTAGTTCATCTGAATGGTAGGTATTATAATGGGTAGCCTTTCGGACCGGAAGGTGATGCAGGAGGCTGCCGACATCCTGAATGAGTTGGGGGTAACGTGGGAAATGGATATCGTTTCGGCCCATCGGACGCCCGAAAAAATGGTTGAGTATGCCAAAATGGCCCGCAATCGGGGAATTAAGGTAATTATTGCTGGCGCAGGCGGGGCCGCTCACTTGCCTGGAATGGTCGCGTCGCTGACTACGTTGCCCGTTATCGGCGTTCCTGTAAAATCAAGCAATTCCATTGATGGCTGGGATTCGGTTTTGTCTATCCTGCAAATGCCTGGCGGTGTACCTGTGGCAACTATGGCTCTCGATGGCGCTCGTAATGCCGGGATTCTGGCGGCTCAAATCGTCGGGACGTTTGATAATACCGTTGCTGAAAAACTGAGTCAGTTTAAAGAAGGTCTGAAGGAAAAGGTCGCCCAGATGAGTTCTGACTTAGCCAACAGTGCGAAATGAATGGAATCTGCTACTTTACGTTATTCACTACCTGTAATTAAGTAAACCATGGCAACGGAAAGCCAACAATCCAATCCACGTCCAGCCGCAAACTCGAATTTGCCAGCCATCACGCTTGTCGTGCTGGTAGGGCTGATTGCTGCTTTGCTATACATCGGTTACGACTATATTACAGACGACACAAACGGTTCGGATGAACTGACAAACGTAGCCCTTGATACCACGTCGCAGCAACCACTGGCGCAGAACGACCCCGACATGCTGATGTCGCCTGAAGAGATAGATACATCGTCGCAGCCGGCACCAGTCGACTTATCTCAGGCGGCACCCCCTGACGATGCTCCTGAAGCGAATGCCAATGCGGAGGAGGTCGCGGAAGATAACCGGGAAACAACGGATGGCAAACCAGCTCCTGGAGAGAAGCCTGAAGCCGTAAAGCCTGCTGAAAAGCCAAAGGAAGAAAAACCGAAAGTTGAAAAGCCTGCTGATAAACCGAAGGAAGAAAAGCCGAAAGAGGATAAACCTAAAACCGAAGAGGTTATCGAAAAACCAAAGATTAAGCCAGGCGGGGTGACAAGTACGTATACAGTCGGTTCAGGTGAAACGTTTTATGGGGTCGCCAATCGGTATAATATGAAAATCAGCACGCTTAAAGAAATGAATCCGGGCGTGTCGGAAAGTGATGTCAAAGCCGGAATTACAAAACTGAATGTGAAAGTGATGGCCGTTCATACCGTTGGGCCGGGCGATGTGCTACGTGTTGTCGCTGAAAAGTATGGGGTTAGCAAAGAGGCTATCATGCGAGCTAATAAACGCACAAAAGATATAGCAACCCGTGGCGAAAAACTGATTATTCCATTCCCCGATAAACAGTAGAAACAGTAATAGGTACTATTACTGTTTCTCATATACCAATCCCATCGTAAAGCGAAAATCGTTGTTCTGTCGACCCGGTACAACCAGGCTTTCATAGGCGTTGGCAACCGTCGAACGCAGACTAACCACTTTTGTGAATTGAAATTGAACACTCACGCTGGCATTCCACCGGACGTTATATTGACCTAAAGCGGGCTGATAGTAGGCTGTATGGGTGACTTTAAAACGGTCGTTATCAAACGAGTACTCACCAAACAGCCGGGTTGAATTTCGGAAGATGTTTATATCTGCCAGTTCGATAAAATCCGTATACTCCTGCATAAGCACATCTGTGATCGAAATATACGCCCGCTTTCGATTCAGAAGTTTATAGCCCATCCCGGCGGCCACTGTCCAACGGTGATTGATCTGCCGCAAATTACTTCGTTCGTAGGACCCAAAGGCTAGATAATATAGCCGCTTTTCATGCCGAAACGTTGTACGAAAATCACCAAACCATTCCCGTTCTGCCAGGATGCCGCTTTGCTGACCATATACAAATGAGGGGTTGCTCGACAGCTTGAAGTAATCACTAAGCTGATAATCGAAGGAGCCGGTCAGTTGAAGTAAGGTTCTATTGACGTTACCAGTGGTAATGGTACCATCGGTTGTAAGTCGATACCGGAAGATCGGGTCGGACGGCTTCACTACAGTATCCTGATGTACGGTGACCGAGTTGATTTTTGTTGAGTCTGTGTTGGCGTTCGTTTTGGTAGAATCAGCAGTAGGCGTTGAAGGTCGTAGTGGGTCAGGCTGTTCAACGATCTGAGCGTTTATGGGCGAACAGACGAAAAGAAAACCGGTCAAAAAGAGCCATAACGTAGCGTATTTCACAGAAAGAGGTATTGGTGAGGTCGCAACTTAGAAAAAAAGAGCTTATTTGGCAGGTGTCAAACGACTCAATTTTATCCTATAGCCCAATTAACTGAACGTACCATGACCCGATGGGGAATTTTAGGGCCGGGCCGTATTGCCCACAAATTTGCACAGGACTTACTTACAGTGCCTGATGCCCAACTCTATGCCGTTGCCTCCTCCGACCAGCAACGGGCAGCTGAATTTGCTGAAACGTATTCAATTCCACACGCTTTAGGCTCGTATGAAGCGCTTCTAACGCTGCCGGATCTAGACGTAGTATATGTAGCCACGCCCCATGTCAAACATCATGAAAATGTAATGATGCTGCTAAACGGTGGTATAGCTGTATTGGGCGAAAAACCTTTTGCGATGAATGGCGAACAGGTTCAGGAAATGGTTGAAGCGGCCCGCTCGAAAGGCGTATTTCTGATGGAAGCGCTCTGGAGTCGATTTATGCCCGGTATTGTGTTTGCTCTGGATCTGGTTAAATCGGGTGCTGTGGGTAAAGTGGTTTCAGTAAAAGCCGATTTTGGTTTTAAAGCACCGTTTTTACCCGAAAAACGCTTGTTCAATAAGACTCTGGGTGGCGGCTCTCTGCTCGATATTGGGATTTACCCCTTGTTTTTATCGTACCTGATTTTAGGGAAACCAACTACCGTTAAGGCGTCGGCAACGTTCAGTTCTACAGATGTTGATGAACAATGTGGTATGGTATTGACCTATGCCGACGGACAGGTGGCGTTATTAGATTGCTGCCTGTTGGCGGCTACGGATTGTCTGGGTATCATTCAGGGCGAAACCGGACAGATTCGGATTCACAGTCGGTTTCATGAAACCAAGGGCATTACCCTGAATCGCGAAGATGGCACGTCCGAAACATTCGCTTTCGACCGGGATACCCACGGGTACGATTACGAAGCTAAACACGTAATGAACTGCCTGGCAGAAGGCAAAACAGAAAGTCCGCTCTGGTCGCTCAACGATAGCCTGAACCTGATGCAATTACTGGATACAGTTCGGGCAGAAGCGGGGATTGTTTATTGAAGAAGCCTGTAAAATGGATAATGAATACTGAACGATGAGGAGCGACTGGTAGAACGTAGTTACCTTTGTCCTGTATTCATCGTTCATTATCCATTATTCATTGTCGAATGGACCGCTATGCACAGCGCGGGGTATCCGCTAGTAAAGAAGACGTTCATAACGCCATTGCCCACCTTGATAAGGGCCTTTTCCCCAAAGCATTTTGCAAAATCGTACCCGATACGCTTGCGGGCGATCCAGCATTTTGTACCATCATGCATGCTGATGGAGCGGGCACTAAATCGTCACTAGCCTACTTATACTGGCGTGAAACGGGCGACCTGAGTGTCTGGAAAGGCATTGCTCAGGATGCAGTGGTGATGAATACCGACGACCTGATTTGTGTGGGTGCCACTGGGCCCATGCTGCTTTCGTCGACCATTGGGCGTAATAAAAACCTGATACCGGGTGAAGTCATCGCCGAGATCATCAACGGTACCGAAGAGGTGCTTCAGATGCTACGTGAGCATGGCATCGAGATTTACAGCACAGGTGGTGAAACGGCCGATGTGGGTGATCTTGTTCGTACTGTCATTGTGGATAGTACGGTTATTGCCCGGATGCGACGTGACCAGGTTATTAGCAACGACCGTATTCAGCCGGGCGATGTCATTGTTGGGCTGGCTTCGTTTGGGCAGGCAACCTACGAAACGAATTATAATGGGGGAATGGGCAGTAATGGCCTGACCTCCGCCCGACATGATGTGTTAGCGCATTACCTGGCCGACAAATATGCTGAGAGTTTCGACCCGGCTGTTGACCGCAACCTGGTTTATAGTGGTTCAAAAAAGCTGACGGATACTCTCGACATCGCTACTACGGATTCGCAAGTGATACACCCCACCGTTGGGCAACTAATTCTTTCACCTACCCGTACCTATGCGCCCGTAGCCAAAGTCCTGCTGGATGAGCTTCGACAGCAGATTCACGGTATGGTTCACTGTTCGGGAGGAGCACAGACAAAGGTGCTTCACTTTGTCGATAACCTGCATATCATCAAAGACAATCTGTTCCCTATTCCTCCTTTGTTTCAATTGATCCAAAGCGAAAGCGGAACAGCTTGGCAGGAAATGTATAAGGTGTTCAACATGGGGCATCGGCTGGAGGTTTATTTGCCGGAAGAATACGCCCAGCGTGTCATCGAGATTTCTCAATCGTTCGGGATTGCTGCGCAGCTAATCGGGCATGTAGAATCCTACGAAGGGAAGCGTGTGACCATTAAGAGCGAAGTCGGTGAATTTGTGTACTAAGTGACTTATTCCTGTTTTCCG
This window of the Spirosoma aerolatum genome carries:
- a CDS encoding dienelactone hydrolase family protein — its product is MKRWLFFFSFWSIGQTYAQTTRLDDLCQVFHLPDGKDTTTFIVFGTKEDLKVRKPLFLFRQGSQPMPLIVQDSGKYYIIASPFHFRPYKNSYHFVMVQKPGVRLVATQQFLDNYQKAMHTGNATPEFISQKYIENNYRERYVAQCNQVINYLVKQPWVDTRKVVFCGGSEGFTVGADLVANYNRYITHTILFSGHAGRRFENPIYSTRQQIEKGEISAEEGQKQIESLYAWWADIQKHPTALTNSPGDTYRAWKSFSIRNLDNLLRINTPLYIAYGTADKEIAPGLDYLPLEFIEHGKANLTLKAYHDHDHQFFKLKRDSTRQIIDKEYNGEAVAKEWMEWLDQNPIKTSLK
- the purE gene encoding 5-(carboxyamino)imidazole ribonucleotide mutase; protein product: MVGIIMGSLSDRKVMQEAADILNELGVTWEMDIVSAHRTPEKMVEYAKMARNRGIKVIIAGAGGAAHLPGMVASLTTLPVIGVPVKSSNSIDGWDSVLSILQMPGGVPVATMALDGARNAGILAAQIVGTFDNTVAEKLSQFKEGLKEKVAQMSSDLANSAK
- a CDS encoding LysM peptidoglycan-binding domain-containing protein, whose protein sequence is MATESQQSNPRPAANSNLPAITLVVLVGLIAALLYIGYDYITDDTNGSDELTNVALDTTSQQPLAQNDPDMLMSPEEIDTSSQPAPVDLSQAAPPDDAPEANANAEEVAEDNRETTDGKPAPGEKPEAVKPAEKPKEEKPKVEKPADKPKEEKPKEDKPKTEEVIEKPKIKPGGVTSTYTVGSGETFYGVANRYNMKISTLKEMNPGVSESDVKAGITKLNVKVMAVHTVGPGDVLRVVAEKYGVSKEAIMRANKRTKDIATRGEKLIIPFPDKQ
- a CDS encoding DUF481 domain-containing protein; the protein is MKYATLWLFLTGFLFVCSPINAQIVEQPDPLRPSTPTADSTKTNANTDSTKINSVTVHQDTVVKPSDPIFRYRLTTDGTITTGNVNRTLLQLTGSFDYQLSDYFKLSSNPSFVYGQQSGILAEREWFGDFRTTFRHEKRLYYLAFGSYERSNLRQINHRWTVAAGMGYKLLNRKRAYISITDVLMQEYTDFIELADINIFRNSTRLFGEYSFDNDRFKVTHTAYYQPALGQYNVRWNASVSVQFQFTKVVSLRSTVANAYESLVVPGRQNNDFRFTMGLVYEKQ
- a CDS encoding Gfo/Idh/MocA family protein — translated: MTRWGILGPGRIAHKFAQDLLTVPDAQLYAVASSDQQRAAEFAETYSIPHALGSYEALLTLPDLDVVYVATPHVKHHENVMMLLNGGIAVLGEKPFAMNGEQVQEMVEAARSKGVFLMEALWSRFMPGIVFALDLVKSGAVGKVVSVKADFGFKAPFLPEKRLFNKTLGGGSLLDIGIYPLFLSYLILGKPTTVKASATFSSTDVDEQCGMVLTYADGQVALLDCCLLAATDCLGIIQGETGQIRIHSRFHETKGITLNREDGTSETFAFDRDTHGYDYEAKHVMNCLAEGKTESPLWSLNDSLNLMQLLDTVRAEAGIVY
- a CDS encoding AIR synthase related protein yields the protein MDRYAQRGVSASKEDVHNAIAHLDKGLFPKAFCKIVPDTLAGDPAFCTIMHADGAGTKSSLAYLYWRETGDLSVWKGIAQDAVVMNTDDLICVGATGPMLLSSTIGRNKNLIPGEVIAEIINGTEEVLQMLREHGIEIYSTGGETADVGDLVRTVIVDSTVIARMRRDQVISNDRIQPGDVIVGLASFGQATYETNYNGGMGSNGLTSARHDVLAHYLADKYAESFDPAVDRNLVYSGSKKLTDTLDIATTDSQVIHPTVGQLILSPTRTYAPVAKVLLDELRQQIHGMVHCSGGAQTKVLHFVDNLHIIKDNLFPIPPLFQLIQSESGTAWQEMYKVFNMGHRLEVYLPEEYAQRVIEISQSFGIAAQLIGHVESYEGKRVTIKSEVGEFVY